In a genomic window of Flavobacterium lipolyticum:
- the dtd gene encoding D-aminoacyl-tRNA deacylase, translating into MRIVLQRVSEASVTIDQKKVADIQKGLLVLVGIEEADTQEDIDWLVGKIVKMRIFGDENDVMNCSIQDIDGDIIVVSQFTLHASTKKGNRPSYIKAAKPDFAIPMYENFLKSLEKEFTKKIQAGIFGADMKVSLVNDGPVTILIDSKNRD; encoded by the coding sequence ATGAGAATAGTACTGCAAAGAGTTTCAGAAGCATCCGTAACAATCGATCAGAAAAAAGTTGCAGATATTCAGAAAGGTTTATTGGTTTTAGTGGGAATAGAAGAAGCCGATACGCAGGAAGATATTGATTGGCTGGTGGGTAAGATTGTCAAAATGAGAATTTTTGGAGATGAGAATGACGTTATGAACTGTTCAATTCAGGATATCGACGGAGATATTATCGTAGTGAGTCAGTTTACACTTCATGCTTCTACCAAAAAAGGGAATCGTCCTTCTTATATAAAAGCAGCAAAACCAGACTTCGCAATACCCATGTATGAGAATTTTCTAAAATCCCTAGAAAAAGAATTCACTAAAAAAATACAGGCAGGAATTTTCGGTGCCGATATGAAAGTTAGCCTGGTAAATGACGGACCCGTAACTATTTTAATAGACAGCAAAAACAGAGATTAA
- the rsgA gene encoding ribosome small subunit-dependent GTPase A yields the protein MTGLVYKSTGSWYTVKSEKGDFIECRMKGKFRMKGIKSTNPIAVGDIVDYELEQTSDAVTGTIFNIHERKNYIVRKSVNLSKQIHIIASNIDQVFLLITINNPPTTTSFIDRFLVTAEAYGIEAVLIFNKIDTLDESTLDEQLYLQHIYQEIGYKCLRISSTENKGVDKLKEMMVGRVSMFSGHSGVGKSTLVNAMEPSLHLKTTVISEQSKQGQHTTTFAEMYDLSFNAQIIDTPGIKGFGIVDMEPSEISGYFPEFFRLKDQCKFNNCLHKEEPHCAIKAALEKDEIAWSRYNSYLKILEGDEEHYRTDTYGDDRAASDETRK from the coding sequence ATGACAGGACTCGTATATAAATCTACAGGAAGTTGGTACACTGTAAAATCAGAAAAGGGTGATTTTATAGAATGCCGTATGAAAGGGAAGTTTAGGATGAAGGGTATTAAGAGTACCAATCCAATTGCTGTAGGTGATATTGTTGATTATGAATTGGAGCAAACTTCAGATGCGGTAACCGGAACGATTTTTAATATTCACGAAAGAAAAAATTATATCGTTCGTAAGTCGGTTAATTTATCCAAACAGATTCATATCATTGCATCCAATATAGATCAGGTTTTTTTACTGATTACTATTAATAATCCGCCAACAACAACGAGTTTCATAGATCGTTTTTTAGTTACAGCCGAAGCGTATGGAATTGAGGCTGTTTTGATTTTTAATAAAATCGATACTTTGGATGAAAGTACTTTGGATGAACAGCTTTACCTGCAGCACATTTATCAGGAAATAGGATATAAGTGCCTGCGTATTTCTTCTACAGAGAATAAAGGTGTGGATAAACTAAAAGAAATGATGGTGGGTAGAGTGAGTATGTTTTCCGGGCATTCAGGTGTTGGAAAATCGACATTGGTCAATGCGATGGAGCCAAGTTTGCATCTTAAAACTACTGTAATTTCAGAACAAAGCAAACAAGGACAGCACACCACTACTTTTGCCGAAATGTACGATCTGTCTTTTAATGCGCAGATTATCGATACTCCGGGAATAAAAGGTTTCGGAATTGTTGATATGGAACCTTCAGAAATAAGCGGTTATTTTCCGGAATTCTTCCGATTAAAAGATCAGTGTAAGTTTAATAACTGTTTGCATAAAGAAGAACCACACTGTGCCATTAAAGCCGCTTTGGAAAAAGATGAAATCGCCTGGTCCCGCTATAACAGTTACCTCAAAATTTTGGAAGGAGACGAAGAGCATTACCGCACGGATACTTATGGTGATGATCGTGCAGCGAGTGATGAAACGAGAAAATAA